One region of Caldimonas thermodepolymerans genomic DNA includes:
- a CDS encoding sigma-E factor negative regulatory protein, with translation MTTERWGDSGVDLQRRQLLSALCDGEAGAEDLQAVLAAWRNDPAARAATCETWHAYHLIGDVMRSEDLAGTGRDDVFLSRLRERLADEPVVIAPAAAERAAGRTDAAARVRRRAWTAPVAAAAGVVAVAGVLVVTRMADTPTAAPAATTVVQAAPAATAVTAVAASAAAPAASSGAEQIVVTANGPLIRDARLEQYLTAHRQFGGSSALGVPSGFLRGATYEGPDR, from the coding sequence ATGACGACCGAACGGTGGGGTGATTCCGGTGTCGACCTGCAACGCAGGCAGCTGCTGTCGGCCCTGTGCGACGGCGAGGCTGGCGCCGAGGACCTCCAGGCCGTGCTGGCTGCCTGGCGCAACGATCCTGCGGCCCGGGCGGCCACCTGTGAAACCTGGCACGCCTACCACCTGATCGGCGACGTGATGCGTTCCGAAGACCTCGCGGGCACCGGACGTGACGACGTGTTCCTGAGCCGCCTGCGCGAACGCCTGGCGGACGAGCCGGTGGTGATCGCGCCGGCGGCGGCCGAGCGTGCGGCCGGCCGCACGGACGCTGCCGCGCGCGTGCGCCGCCGTGCATGGACGGCGCCGGTGGCGGCGGCTGCGGGCGTGGTCGCCGTGGCCGGCGTGCTGGTGGTGACCCGGATGGCGGACACGCCGACCGCAGCCCCGGCGGCCACGACCGTGGTGCAGGCCGCGCCCGCGGCCACCGCCGTGACGGCCGTCGCCGCGTCGGCGGCGGCCCCTGCGGCATCGAGCGGCGCCGAGCAGATCGTCGTGACGGCCAACGGGCCGCTGATCCGCGATGCCCGCCTGGAGCAGTACCTGACCGCGCACCGGCAGTTCGGTGGCAGCTCGGCCCTGGGCGTGCCGTCGGGCTTCCTGCGCGGCGCCACCTATGAAGGCCCGGATCGCTGA
- a CDS encoding SAM-dependent methyltransferase: MTGRLYLVPVPLDFGTLRADASPPPLTEVLPQQVLETAARLPAWIAENAKTARAFLKRVHAVVPLQQPLQTLAIRELPRPPKGGTRTIPPEVLDALLAPAVQGQDVGLVSEAGMPAVADPGAEVVRRAHELGIAVVPLVGPSSLLLALAASGMNGQSFAFVGYLPVEDGARAARIRELEALARRTGQTQLMIETPYRNPALMQALLAHLRPDTRLSVACGLTLAGGWNRSQSVQRWKLERPGLPADIPAVFAIHGG; the protein is encoded by the coding sequence ATGACGGGGCGGCTGTACCTGGTGCCGGTCCCGCTGGACTTCGGGACGCTGCGCGCCGACGCGTCCCCGCCGCCACTGACCGAGGTGCTGCCGCAGCAGGTGCTGGAGACCGCCGCGCGCCTGCCGGCCTGGATCGCCGAGAACGCGAAGACCGCACGCGCCTTTCTCAAGCGCGTGCACGCGGTCGTGCCGCTGCAGCAGCCGCTGCAGACGCTGGCGATCCGCGAGCTGCCGCGCCCGCCCAAGGGGGGCACCCGCACGATCCCGCCCGAGGTGCTGGACGCGCTGCTGGCCCCGGCCGTGCAGGGGCAGGACGTCGGGCTGGTGTCGGAAGCGGGCATGCCGGCGGTGGCCGACCCCGGCGCGGAGGTGGTGCGGCGCGCCCACGAGCTGGGCATCGCGGTGGTGCCGCTCGTGGGGCCCTCCTCGCTGCTGCTCGCGCTGGCGGCCAGCGGGATGAACGGGCAGAGCTTCGCCTTCGTGGGCTACCTGCCGGTCGAGGACGGCGCCCGCGCGGCGCGCATCCGCGAGCTGGAGGCGCTGGCGCGGCGCACCGGGCAGACCCAGCTGATGATCGAGACGCCCTACCGCAACCCGGCGCTGATGCAGGCGCTGCTCGCGCACCTGCGGCCGGACACGCGCCTGTCGGTCGCCTGCGGGCTGACGCTGGCCGGCGGCTGGAACCGCAGCCAGAGCGTGCAGCGCTGGAAACTGGAACGGCCGGGGCTGCCCGCGGACATCCCGGCCGTGTTCGCGATCCACGGCGGCTGA
- the rpoE gene encoding RNA polymerase sigma factor RpoE — translation MSADADALLIERVKRGDQKAFELLVIKYQRKIERLIARMVRDTDLIQDIAQETFLRAYRALPQFRGDSAFYTWLYRIAVNTAKKALVELKRDPLVTESARSAGGDEEETSRVERELSDGETPEAVMASKEIAATVNAAIEALSEDLRQAITLREIEGLSYEEIAEVMNCPIGTVRSRIFRAREAIAERLRPLLDTPDGKRW, via the coding sequence ATGAGCGCTGACGCCGATGCCCTGCTGATTGAGCGCGTCAAGCGCGGTGACCAGAAAGCCTTCGAGCTGCTGGTGATCAAGTATCAGCGCAAGATCGAGCGTCTGATTGCCCGCATGGTGCGTGACACCGACCTGATCCAGGACATCGCCCAGGAGACCTTCCTGCGCGCGTACCGGGCCTTGCCGCAGTTCCGGGGGGACAGCGCCTTCTACACCTGGCTGTACCGGATCGCCGTCAACACGGCCAAGAAAGCCCTGGTCGAGCTCAAGCGCGACCCGCTCGTGACGGAATCCGCACGTTCTGCCGGCGGCGACGAGGAGGAAACTTCCCGGGTGGAGCGCGAACTAAGCGATGGTGAAACGCCGGAGGCGGTGATGGCCAGCAAGGAGATCGCGGCCACCGTCAACGCGGCGATCGAAGCCCTGTCGGAGGACCTCCGCCAGGCCATCACGCTGCGCGAGATCGAAGGCCTGAGCTACGAAGAGATCGCGGAAGTGATGAATTGCCCGATCGGCACGGTGCGCTCGCGCATCTTCCGCGCGCGGGAAGCCATTGCCGAGCGGCTGCGTCCCCTGCTGGACACGCCGGACGGCAAGCGTTGGTGA
- a CDS encoding Maf family nucleotide pyrophosphatase, producing the protein MVLHSASAAATPRRLILGSTSRYRRELLERLRLPFDVVSPQVDETPDDGEAPAALAQRLALAKARAVAALHPDAVVIGSDQVADLAGRPIGKPGTHDNAVRQLREMSGQAVVFQTAVAVVCQATGFERVQLAPVTVRFRALSDAEIENYLRAEQPYDCAGSAKSEGLGVALLEAIESDDPTALVGLPLIRTCAMLREAGIDALAAPAAR; encoded by the coding sequence ATGGTGTTGCACTCTGCTTCCGCCGCGGCGACGCCGCGGCGCCTGATCCTCGGCTCGACCTCGCGCTACCGCCGCGAACTGCTCGAGCGCCTGCGCCTGCCGTTCGACGTGGTCTCGCCGCAGGTCGACGAAACCCCCGACGACGGCGAGGCGCCCGCGGCGCTGGCGCAGCGGCTTGCGCTGGCCAAGGCCCGCGCGGTGGCGGCCCTGCACCCCGATGCGGTGGTGATCGGCTCCGACCAGGTGGCCGACCTCGCCGGCCGGCCGATCGGCAAGCCGGGCACGCACGACAACGCGGTGCGCCAGCTGCGCGAGATGAGCGGCCAGGCGGTGGTGTTCCAGACCGCGGTGGCGGTGGTCTGCCAGGCCACCGGCTTCGAGCGTGTCCAGCTGGCACCGGTGACGGTGCGCTTTCGCGCGCTGTCGGACGCCGAGATCGAGAACTACCTGCGCGCCGAGCAGCCCTACGACTGCGCGGGCAGTGCCAAGTCCGAAGGGCTGGGCGTCGCGCTGCTCGAGGCGATCGAGTCGGACGACCCGACCGCGCTGGTCGGGCTGCCGCTGATCCGCACCTGCGCGATGCTGCGCGAAGCGGGCATCGACGCGCTCGCCGCCCCGGCCGCGCGATGA
- the fabG gene encoding 3-oxoacyl-ACP reductase FabG, with protein MNEMQFEGQVALVTGASRGIGRAIALELARKGLKVVGTATTEAGAQAISEALAAHPGCKGACLNVNDAAGVEALVEAIGKEHGALHVLVNNAGITRDTLSMRMKDEDWDAVLDTNLKAVFRLSRAVIRLMMKQRYGRIVNITSVVGASGNPGQANYAAAKAGVAGMTRALARELGSRGITVNCVAPGFIETDMTKALSQQQTDALMAQIPLGRLGRPEDIAHAVAYLASPQAGYVTGVELHVNGGMYMN; from the coding sequence ATGAACGAGATGCAATTCGAGGGACAGGTCGCGCTGGTCACCGGCGCGAGTCGCGGCATCGGCCGTGCCATCGCGCTTGAACTGGCGCGCAAGGGGCTGAAGGTCGTCGGCACCGCCACCACCGAGGCGGGCGCGCAGGCCATCAGCGAGGCGCTGGCCGCCCATCCGGGCTGCAAGGGGGCCTGCCTGAACGTCAACGACGCCGCCGGCGTCGAGGCGCTGGTCGAGGCGATCGGCAAGGAGCACGGCGCGCTGCACGTGCTGGTCAACAATGCCGGCATCACGCGCGACACGCTGTCCATGCGCATGAAGGACGAGGACTGGGACGCGGTGCTCGACACCAACCTGAAGGCCGTGTTCCGCCTCAGCCGCGCCGTGATCCGCCTGATGATGAAGCAGCGCTACGGCCGCATCGTCAACATCACCTCGGTCGTCGGTGCCAGCGGCAACCCGGGCCAGGCCAACTACGCGGCGGCCAAGGCCGGCGTGGCCGGCATGACCCGCGCGCTGGCGCGCGAGCTGGGCAGCCGCGGCATCACCGTCAACTGCGTGGCGCCCGGCTTCATCGAGACCGACATGACCAAGGCGCTGTCGCAGCAGCAGACCGACGCCCTGATGGCGCAGATCCCGCTCGGCCGCCTGGGCCGCCCGGAAGACATCGCGCACGCCGTGGCCTACCTGGCCTCGCCGCAGGCCGGCTATGTCACCGGCGTCGAGCTGCACGTCAACGGCGGCATGTACATGAATTGA
- a CDS encoding YceD family protein, with translation MKAKEFNPLRLDVQVFAREGGALQGQWPLEELPRLASSQHEEAAPAGRQVAWSAEGERVERLGAEAQTWLHLKARATVALECQRCLQPVEEALEVERSFRFVHGEAEAEAQDSDSEEDVLALTRALDLRELVEDELILALPIVPRHDACPVPLPMAAEDDPEPEAPAESEARPEQPNPFAVLAQLKKGRSSS, from the coding sequence ATGAAAGCGAAGGAATTCAATCCGCTGCGGCTGGACGTGCAGGTGTTCGCCCGCGAGGGCGGCGCGCTGCAAGGTCAGTGGCCGCTGGAGGAACTGCCGCGGCTGGCCTCGTCGCAGCACGAGGAGGCCGCGCCTGCCGGCCGGCAGGTCGCCTGGTCGGCCGAGGGCGAGCGCGTCGAGCGGCTGGGGGCCGAGGCCCAGACCTGGCTGCACCTGAAGGCCCGAGCCACGGTGGCGCTCGAATGCCAGCGCTGCCTGCAGCCCGTGGAGGAAGCGCTCGAGGTCGAGCGCAGCTTCCGCTTCGTGCACGGCGAGGCCGAGGCCGAGGCGCAGGACAGCGACAGCGAGGAGGACGTGCTCGCGCTCACGCGCGCGCTGGACCTGCGCGAGCTGGTCGAGGACGAGCTGATCCTGGCGCTGCCGATCGTGCCACGCCACGACGCCTGCCCGGTGCCGCTGCCGATGGCGGCGGAGGATGACCCCGAGCCCGAGGCGCCTGCCGAATCCGAGGCCCGGCCCGAACAGCCCAACCCGTTCGCGGTGCTGGCGCAGCTGAAGAAAGGCCGCTCGTCGTCCTGA
- the acpP gene encoding acyl carrier protein gives MSDIEARVKKIIAEQLGVAESEVTNEKAFVADLGADSLDTVELVMALEDEFGIEIPDEEAEKITTVQLAIDYALKHQKA, from the coding sequence ATGAGCGATATCGAAGCACGCGTCAAGAAGATCATTGCCGAGCAACTCGGCGTGGCCGAGTCGGAAGTCACCAACGAGAAGGCTTTCGTGGCCGATCTGGGCGCTGACTCGCTCGACACCGTCGAACTCGTGATGGCGCTGGAAGATGAATTCGGCATCGAAATTCCCGACGAGGAAGCCGAAAAGATCACCACCGTCCAGCTCGCCATCGACTACGCCCTGAAGCACCAGAAGGCCTGA
- a CDS encoding DEAD/DEAH box helicase — translation MTEVTPQAPVPGGDFSTLPLGPALQRAIAEMGYTSMTPIQAKAIPVVLSGRDVMGAAQTGTGKTAAFSLPLLQKMLRHENTSASPARHPVRALVLAPTRELADQVAVNVKAYAKYTQLRVACVFGGIDMAPQTAELRRGVEVLIATPGRLLDHIQARNCTLNQVEYVVLDEADRMLDIGFLPDLQRILSYLPKQRQTLLFSATFSPEIKKLAQSYLQDPVLVEVARPNATATTVEQRFYSVDDDDKRRALRQLLRERSLSQAIVFVNSKLGAARLARALERDGLRTAALHGDKSQDERLKALEAFKRGEVELLVATDVAARGLDIADLPAVFNFDIPFNAEDYVHRIGRTGRAGASGLAISFVTRSDQRQVAEIEKLTKKKIEIEPLELEDDRPRRPRRREDEAEGEGERSEPRRSSRAPVVPAAPPVPDDPIFSRPYEADPAAAPGWEKQPATPAPAVTRSLSPYIKPKRKVPVLLGGAGRKV, via the coding sequence ATGACCGAAGTGACCCCACAAGCTCCCGTTCCGGGCGGAGACTTTTCCACCCTCCCTCTCGGCCCTGCGTTGCAGCGTGCCATCGCCGAGATGGGCTACACCAGCATGACGCCGATCCAGGCCAAGGCCATCCCCGTGGTCCTGAGCGGTCGCGACGTCATGGGCGCGGCGCAGACGGGGACCGGCAAGACGGCCGCCTTCTCGCTGCCGCTGCTGCAGAAGATGCTCCGGCACGAGAACACCAGTGCCTCGCCGGCACGGCACCCGGTGCGTGCGCTGGTGCTGGCGCCCACCCGCGAGCTGGCCGACCAGGTCGCCGTCAACGTGAAGGCCTACGCCAAGTACACCCAGCTGCGCGTGGCCTGCGTGTTCGGCGGCATCGACATGGCGCCGCAGACGGCCGAGCTGCGCCGCGGCGTCGAGGTGCTGATCGCCACCCCCGGCCGCCTGCTGGACCACATCCAGGCGCGCAACTGCACGCTCAACCAGGTCGAGTACGTCGTGCTCGACGAAGCCGACCGCATGCTGGACATCGGCTTCCTGCCCGACCTGCAGCGCATCCTGAGCTACCTGCCCAAGCAGCGCCAGACGCTGCTGTTCTCGGCCACCTTCTCGCCCGAGATCAAGAAGCTGGCGCAGAGTTACCTGCAGGACCCGGTGCTGGTCGAAGTCGCGCGTCCCAACGCCACCGCGACCACGGTCGAGCAGCGCTTCTACAGCGTCGACGACGACGACAAGCGCCGCGCGCTGCGCCAGCTGCTGCGCGAGCGCTCGCTGTCGCAGGCCATCGTGTTCGTCAACTCCAAGCTGGGCGCCGCCCGCCTGGCGCGCGCGCTGGAGCGCGACGGCCTCAGGACCGCCGCGCTGCACGGCGACAAGTCGCAGGACGAGCGCCTGAAGGCGCTCGAGGCCTTCAAGCGCGGCGAGGTCGAGCTGCTGGTGGCCACCGACGTGGCCGCGCGCGGCCTGGACATTGCCGACCTGCCGGCGGTGTTCAACTTCGACATCCCGTTCAACGCCGAGGACTACGTGCACCGCATCGGCCGCACCGGCCGCGCGGGCGCCTCGGGCCTGGCGATCTCGTTCGTCACGCGCAGCGACCAGCGCCAGGTCGCCGAGATCGAGAAGCTGACCAAGAAGAAGATCGAGATCGAGCCGCTCGAGCTGGAGGACGACCGCCCGCGGCGTCCGCGCCGGCGCGAGGACGAGGCCGAGGGCGAGGGCGAGCGCTCCGAGCCGCGCCGCAGCAGCCGCGCGCCGGTCGTGCCGGCCGCGCCGCCTGTGCCCGACGACCCGATCTTCTCGCGTCCCTACGAGGCCGATCCGGCCGCCGCCCCCGGCTGGGAGAAGCAGCCGGCCACGCCGGCGCCGGCGGTGACGCGCTCGCTGTCGCCCTACATCAAGCCCAAGCGCAAGGTGCCGGTGCTGCTGGGCGGCGCCGGCCGCAAGGTCTGA
- a CDS encoding beta-ketoacyl-ACP synthase III, whose protein sequence is MTDFTPRYSRITGTGSYLPPRRVTNAEFAAELAQRGIETSDAWIVERTGIRARHFADAHVTSSDLALQAARHALEAAGRRADEIDLIIVATSTPDMVFPSTACLLQQKLGVHGCPAFDVQAVCSGFVYALTVADAMIRTGAASKALVVGAEVFSRILDFNDRTTCVLFGDGAGAVLLEASDTPGILATELHADGRHVGILCTPGNVSGGKVLGDPLLKMDGQAVFKLAVRVLEEAARAVLAKAGRSDADIDWLIPHQANIRIMQGTAKKLHLPLEKLVVTVDEHGNTSAASIPLALDQAVRSGRIQRGDTLMLEGVGGGFTWGAVLLDW, encoded by the coding sequence ATGACCGATTTCACGCCCAGATATTCCCGCATCACCGGGACCGGCAGCTACCTGCCCCCCCGGCGCGTGACCAACGCCGAATTCGCTGCCGAACTGGCCCAGCGCGGGATCGAGACGTCCGACGCCTGGATCGTCGAGCGCACCGGCATCCGGGCGCGCCACTTCGCCGATGCGCACGTCACGTCCAGCGACCTGGCGTTGCAGGCCGCGCGCCATGCGCTGGAGGCGGCAGGCCGCCGCGCCGACGAGATCGACCTGATCATCGTTGCGACGTCCACCCCCGACATGGTGTTCCCGTCGACCGCCTGCCTGCTGCAGCAGAAGCTGGGCGTGCACGGCTGTCCGGCGTTCGACGTGCAGGCGGTGTGCTCGGGCTTCGTCTACGCGCTGACGGTCGCCGACGCGATGATCCGCACCGGGGCGGCCAGCAAGGCCCTGGTGGTCGGCGCCGAAGTGTTCTCCCGCATCCTGGATTTCAATGACCGCACCACCTGCGTGCTGTTCGGCGACGGGGCCGGCGCGGTCCTGCTGGAAGCCAGCGACACCCCCGGCATCCTGGCCACCGAGCTGCATGCCGACGGCCGCCATGTCGGCATCCTGTGCACCCCGGGCAACGTGTCCGGCGGCAAGGTGCTGGGCGATCCGCTGCTCAAGATGGACGGCCAGGCCGTGTTCAAGCTTGCGGTGCGCGTGCTCGAGGAAGCCGCCCGTGCGGTGCTCGCCAAGGCCGGCCGCAGCGACGCCGACATCGACTGGCTGATCCCCCACCAGGCCAACATCCGCATCATGCAGGGCACCGCGAAGAAGCTGCACCTGCCGCTGGAGAAGCTGGTGGTGACGGTGGACGAGCACGGCAACACCTCGGCCGCCTCGATCCCGCTGGCGCTCGACCAGGCCGTGCGCAGCGGCCGCATCCAGCGCGGCGACACCCTGATGCTCGAAGGCGTGGGCGGCGGCTTCACCTGGGGCGCCGTGCTGCTCGACTGGTGA
- the fabD gene encoding ACP S-malonyltransferase, whose protein sequence is MSAFAFVFPGQGSQSVGMLDAWGDHPVVRQTLQEASEALGQDVARLIAEGPKEELDLTTNTQPVMLAAGVACYRAWLAETGREPAVVAGHSLGEYTALVAAGALRFADALPLVRFRAQAMQEAVPVGAGGMAAILGLDAAEVRAGCEEAAAAAGEPVEAVNFNDPKQTVIAGTKAAVEKACEVLKARGAKRALPLPVSAPFHSSLMKPAAERLRERLAMTAFEAPRLPVVNNIDVKVETDPAAIRDALYRQAFGPVRWVETVQVLKARGVTTVVECGPGKVLAGMVKRIDGELQVGNVFDPASLAEVKGLLQ, encoded by the coding sequence ATGAGTGCATTCGCGTTCGTGTTCCCCGGCCAGGGGTCCCAGTCGGTCGGCATGCTCGATGCCTGGGGCGACCATCCGGTCGTGCGCCAGACCCTGCAGGAGGCCTCCGAGGCGTTGGGGCAGGACGTCGCCCGCCTGATCGCCGAAGGTCCGAAGGAAGAGCTGGACCTGACCACCAACACCCAGCCGGTGATGCTGGCCGCGGGCGTGGCCTGCTACCGTGCCTGGCTGGCGGAGACCGGCCGTGAGCCCGCGGTCGTGGCCGGCCATTCGCTCGGCGAGTACACCGCGCTGGTCGCCGCCGGCGCGCTGCGGTTCGCCGACGCGCTGCCGCTGGTGCGCTTCCGCGCCCAGGCGATGCAGGAAGCCGTGCCCGTGGGCGCCGGCGGCATGGCCGCGATCCTGGGCCTGGACGCCGCCGAGGTGCGTGCCGGCTGCGAGGAGGCCGCCGCCGCGGCCGGCGAGCCGGTGGAAGCCGTGAACTTCAACGATCCCAAGCAGACCGTGATCGCCGGCACCAAGGCCGCGGTCGAGAAGGCCTGCGAGGTGCTGAAGGCGCGCGGCGCCAAGCGCGCGCTGCCGCTGCCGGTGTCGGCGCCGTTCCACTCCAGCCTGATGAAGCCGGCCGCCGAGCGGCTGCGCGAGCGCCTGGCCATGACCGCCTTCGAGGCACCGCGCCTCCCGGTCGTCAACAACATCGACGTCAAGGTCGAGACCGATCCTGCGGCGATCCGCGACGCCCTGTACCGCCAGGCCTTCGGCCCGGTGCGCTGGGTCGAGACCGTGCAGGTGCTCAAGGCGCGCGGTGTCACGACGGTGGTCGAGTGCGGGCCGGGCAAGGTGCTGGCCGGCATGGTCAAGCGCATCGACGGCGAGCTGCAGGTCGGCAACGTGTTCGATCCGGCCTCGCTGGCCGAGGTGAAGGGGCTGCTGCAATGA
- the plsX gene encoding phosphate acyltransferase PlsX, with protein MNLSADQSARAASRVVRIAVDCMGGDHGPSVTLPACRAFLAAHPEAELLLVGRPEALEAARDWPRCTIVPASEVVEMDDPVEIAMRRKKDSSMRVAISQVKPGEDGTAAADACVSAGNTGALMAVSRYVLKTLDGIDRPAIATVMPNQKDGYTTVLDLGANVDCEPEHLLQFALMGSALVSAVQGKSQPTVGLLNIGEEVIKGNDTIKKAGELLRSAANRGHLNFCGNVEGNDIFTGRADIIVCDGFVGNVALKTAEGLAAMLSSFIKQEFTRNIFTKLAAIVALPVLNRFKNRVDHRRYNGAALLGLRGLVFKSHGSADAFAFEQALNRAYDAARNRLLDRVHDRIVETLQALPAVAPADSQIPVAKTA; from the coding sequence ATGAATCTCTCTGCTGATCAGTCTGCGCGGGCGGCGTCGCGCGTCGTCCGCATCGCCGTCGATTGCATGGGTGGCGACCACGGTCCTTCCGTGACGCTGCCGGCCTGCCGGGCCTTCCTGGCCGCCCATCCCGAGGCGGAGCTGTTGCTCGTCGGTCGTCCCGAGGCCCTGGAGGCCGCGCGGGACTGGCCGCGCTGCACCATCGTGCCTGCCAGCGAGGTCGTCGAGATGGACGACCCGGTCGAGATCGCCATGCGGCGCAAGAAGGATTCGTCCATGCGCGTGGCGATCAGCCAGGTCAAGCCGGGCGAGGACGGCACCGCTGCTGCCGACGCCTGCGTCTCGGCCGGCAACACCGGCGCCCTGATGGCGGTGTCGCGCTACGTGCTCAAGACCCTGGACGGCATCGACCGCCCGGCGATCGCCACCGTGATGCCGAACCAGAAGGACGGCTACACCACGGTGCTGGACCTCGGCGCCAACGTCGATTGCGAGCCGGAACACCTGCTGCAGTTCGCCCTGATGGGCAGCGCGCTGGTGTCGGCCGTGCAGGGCAAGTCCCAGCCCACGGTGGGCCTGCTCAACATCGGCGAAGAGGTCATCAAGGGCAACGACACCATCAAGAAGGCCGGCGAACTGCTGCGATCTGCGGCCAACCGCGGCCATCTGAACTTCTGCGGCAACGTCGAGGGCAACGACATCTTCACCGGCCGGGCCGACATCATCGTCTGCGACGGCTTCGTGGGGAACGTGGCGCTGAAGACCGCCGAGGGGCTGGCGGCGATGCTGTCCAGCTTCATCAAGCAGGAGTTCACCCGCAACATCTTCACCAAACTTGCGGCGATCGTTGCGCTTCCTGTCCTAAATCGCTTCAAAAACCGGGTTGACCACCGCCGCTACAACGGCGCCGCGCTGCTCGGCCTGCGCGGCCTGGTGTTCAAGAGCCACGGTTCGGCGGACGCGTTCGCGTTCGAGCAGGCCCTCAATCGGGCGTATGATGCGGCCCGAAACCGGTTGCTCGACCGGGTCCATGACCGGATCGTCGAAACCCTGCAGGCCTTGCCCGCCGTGGCGCCTGCCGACTCCCAGATCCCGGTCGCCAAGACTGCATGA
- the fabF gene encoding beta-ketoacyl-ACP synthase II — protein sequence MSRRRVVVTGLGLVTPVGNTVAESWSNLLAGKSGIDHITKFDASNLACRFAGEVKGFNIEEYIPAKEARHMDTFIHYGLAASIQAIRDAGLPTGDALSEEMAERIGCLVGSGIGGLPLIEETHAELMQRGPRRISPFFVPASIINMISGHVSIMYGFKGPNLAIVTACTTGLHAIGEAGRLIEYGDADVMIAGGAESTVSPLGIGGFAAARALSTRNDDPKTASRPWDKDRDGFVLGEGAGVVVLEEYEHAKKRGAKIYAELAGFGMSADAYHMTAPNVDGPRRSMQAALRNAGVHPDQVQYLNAHGTSTPLGDVNETNAIKLAFGDHARKLTVNSTKSMTGHLLGGAGGIESVFTVLAVYHQVSPPTINIFNQDPECDLDYCANTAREMRIDVALKNNFGFGGTNGSLVFKRV from the coding sequence ATGAGCCGTCGTCGTGTCGTCGTGACCGGCCTGGGACTCGTCACCCCTGTGGGCAACACGGTGGCGGAGTCCTGGTCGAACCTGCTTGCCGGCAAGTCCGGCATCGACCACATCACCAAGTTCGATGCATCGAACCTGGCCTGCCGCTTCGCCGGCGAGGTCAAGGGCTTCAACATCGAGGAGTACATCCCCGCCAAGGAAGCCCGGCACATGGACACCTTCATCCATTACGGGCTGGCGGCGTCCATCCAGGCGATCCGCGACGCGGGCCTGCCGACCGGTGACGCGCTGAGCGAGGAGATGGCCGAGCGCATCGGCTGCCTGGTGGGCTCCGGGATCGGTGGCCTGCCGCTGATCGAGGAGACGCATGCCGAACTGATGCAGCGCGGTCCGCGCCGCATCTCGCCCTTCTTCGTGCCGGCATCGATCATCAACATGATCTCCGGCCACGTGTCCATCATGTACGGCTTCAAGGGGCCGAACCTCGCGATCGTGACGGCCTGCACGACGGGCCTGCATGCGATCGGCGAGGCGGGTCGCCTGATCGAATACGGCGACGCCGACGTGATGATCGCGGGCGGGGCCGAATCCACCGTCTCGCCGCTGGGCATCGGCGGCTTTGCCGCGGCCCGCGCGCTGTCGACGCGCAACGACGATCCCAAGACGGCCTCGCGCCCCTGGGACAAGGACCGCGACGGCTTCGTGCTCGGCGAGGGCGCCGGCGTGGTGGTCCTCGAGGAATACGAGCACGCGAAGAAGCGTGGCGCGAAGATCTACGCGGAGCTGGCCGGCTTCGGCATGAGCGCCGACGCCTACCACATGACCGCCCCCAACGTCGACGGCCCGCGCCGCTCGATGCAGGCGGCGCTGCGCAACGCCGGGGTCCATCCCGACCAGGTGCAGTACCTGAACGCACACGGCACGTCCACGCCGCTGGGCGACGTCAACGAGACCAACGCCATCAAGCTGGCCTTCGGCGACCATGCCCGCAAGCTGACCGTCAACTCGACCAAGTCCATGACCGGCCACCTGCTCGGCGGCGCGGGCGGCATCGAGTCGGTGTTCACGGTGCTGGCGGTGTATCACCAGGTCTCGCCGCCCACCATCAACATCTTCAACCAGGATCCGGAGTGCGATCTCGACTACTGCGCCAACACGGCGCGCGAGATGCGCATCGACGTGGCCCTGAAGAACAACTTCGGCTTCGGCGGCACGAACGGCTCGCTGGTCTTCAAGCGGGTCTGA
- the rpmF gene encoding 50S ribosomal protein L32 yields the protein MAVQQNKKSPSKRGMHRAHQHLVNPPTAIEPTTGETHLRHHISPTGFYRGRKVLKTKADA from the coding sequence ATGGCCGTTCAACAGAACAAGAAGTCGCCGTCGAAGCGTGGTATGCACCGTGCCCACCAGCACCTGGTCAACCCGCCGACCGCGATTGAGCCCACCACCGGCGAAACCCACCTGCGTCATCACATCAGCCCGACCGGCTTCTACCGCGGTCGCAAGGTGCTGAAGACCAAGGCCGACGCCTGA